From a region of the uncultured Desulfatiglans sp. genome:
- a CDS encoding hypothetical protein (Evidence 5 : Unknown function) encodes MPQYHWTDSKIRIHAFVCIAALVYLTLLERSLRAHGLKMSAAEAVRHLRDLRTALFWLPGAKKPGRRLEDPTSQQIAVLDALGFVIQDGRVLQKQ; translated from the coding sequence ATGCCCCAATACCATTGGACCGATTCCAAGATAAGGATCCACGCCTTTGTTTGCATTGCCGCTCTGGTCTATCTCACGCTTCTGGAACGCTCGCTTCGCGCCCATGGACTCAAGATGTCCGCCGCAGAGGCGGTGCGCCATCTCCGTGATTTGCGGACGGCCCTCTTCTGGCTTCCCGGCGCGAAGAAACCCGGACGGAGGTTGGAAGACCCCACATCTCAGCAAATAGCGGTTCTGGATGCTCTCGGCTTCGTGATCCAGGACGGTAGGGTCCTACAAAAGCAGTAG
- a CDS encoding hypothetical protein (Evidence 5 : Unknown function), with translation MSLIQSCKARDINPWEYFDDMLRRIMRHPVNRLRELLPDQWHPLHKADASQGASTKV, from the coding sequence TTGAGTCTGATCCAGTCCTGCAAGGCCCGCGACATCAATCCCTGGGAGTACTTCGACGATATGCTCCGCCGCATCATGCGCCATCCGGTCAACCGGCTCCGGGAACTCCTCCCTGATCAGTGGCATCCGTTGCACAAAGCGGATGCCAGCCAGGGTGCTTCCACAAAGGTATAA
- a CDS encoding membrane hypothetical protein (Evidence 5 : Unknown function), with product MQLYLNKTKLLFSTFIVLYSLTAFLIFWQIGFLPVTEDLLFSTPDSKTYRIYADFFTGNASVPRASIVNLRPFVFPLYLSTYFYVGAQVFFIIQWLLNLSTIYITFKTILLITKSRLCSLLGIVFIIINPTFSFISLHALTETLSLTLISLTIYNISLFFSFKHARSLFLSNFFLSLAVCAKPTYLPFFLLWVPFTGYYFLVSATRSFRTVIPFLFSLNPLIIQFALTSVLTGNVVLSTAGRSNFEGRFFPAVYGFSQGEDFLPYSSPEAMNAKKQYANLQDKVEFVLAHPYATIQTVVYLLRVNLRAASSFTNYPKNLVKHKKLSLTLKKFSKAISRFMAPLHLVGLLAIFVFLLAHDPDSYLIFFLACLLYSVITFSVLTYWQGDRLILAALPAWTVLYVLIASKILKLIRSITKRLIEQTITSMSLT from the coding sequence ATGCAATTATATTTAAATAAAACAAAATTACTTTTTAGCACCTTTATTGTGCTTTACTCATTAACTGCTTTTCTCATATTCTGGCAAATCGGTTTCCTCCCAGTCACTGAAGATCTTCTTTTTAGTACACCCGATTCCAAAACCTATCGTATCTACGCCGATTTCTTTACTGGAAATGCATCTGTGCCAAGAGCATCCATTGTTAACCTTCGGCCTTTCGTTTTTCCTCTCTACCTATCTACTTACTTTTACGTAGGCGCGCAGGTTTTTTTTATAATACAATGGCTACTCAACCTCTCAACAATTTACATAACATTTAAAACCATATTACTCATAACCAAATCCCGCTTATGCAGTTTGCTAGGAATTGTTTTTATAATTATTAATCCAACATTCAGTTTTATTTCACTTCATGCACTCACAGAAACCTTATCCTTGACTTTGATTTCACTAACTATATATAACATATCTCTTTTTTTCAGTTTTAAACATGCGCGAAGCCTTTTTTTATCCAACTTTTTCCTTTCTTTGGCTGTATGTGCTAAGCCGACTTACCTGCCATTCTTTTTACTGTGGGTACCTTTTACTGGCTATTATTTTCTTGTATCTGCTACTCGCTCTTTTCGAACAGTTATCCCCTTCCTATTCTCACTGAACCCCCTGATCATACAATTTGCACTTACCTCCGTATTAACTGGGAACGTAGTGCTCTCAACAGCGGGAAGATCAAATTTCGAAGGGCGTTTCTTCCCCGCTGTATACGGCTTTTCTCAAGGGGAAGATTTTTTACCATACAGTAGCCCCGAGGCGATGAACGCGAAAAAGCAATACGCAAACCTTCAAGATAAGGTAGAGTTTGTCTTGGCTCACCCGTATGCTACAATTCAAACTGTTGTTTACCTACTTAGAGTAAATCTCAGGGCGGCATCCTCATTCACCAACTATCCAAAAAATTTGGTGAAGCATAAAAAACTAAGCCTTACCCTTAAAAAGTTCTCAAAAGCGATTAGCAGATTTATGGCGCCTCTTCATTTAGTCGGGCTTCTTGCTATTTTTGTGTTTTTGCTGGCACATGATCCTGATTCTTATCTTATTTTCTTCTTAGCATGTCTTCTCTATAGCGTAATCACTTTTTCGGTTTTGACCTACTGGCAAGGAGACAGGTTGATTCTAGCGGCGTTACCAGCTTGGACTGTTCTCTATGTATTGATAGCAAGTAAAATTCTCAAATTAATCCGCTCCATTACAAAGCGCCTCATTGAACAGACCATAACTTCAATGTCATTGACTTAA
- a CDS encoding hypothetical protein (Evidence 5 : Unknown function), producing MIFIQVLYWIFVTPLQSLHSYQLTES from the coding sequence ATGATCTTTATTCAGGTGCTTTATTGGATCTTCGTTACCCCATTACAGAGTTTGCATAGCTACCAGCTTACCGAATCGTGA
- a CDS encoding transposase, translating to MFLLANIISYVIIPSVEKGSNITFQGGDICVQKNLMKRLRLAQKVLSRICAKLVGFLNKYLHSPEFFHRHRLSEKYFSRNRKLPFSTMILFLMNFVRCSLQKELDGFFQLFLFPDRSERKVTASAFCRARRKISFEAFVDLNQRLLSFFYQSFPVRRWMGFRLLAVDGSTLRVPDNDETRKFFGVWHPAKTRXXCPXARVSLLYDVLNRITVHALMVPKGEGERSLAAKHVHNTGEGDLLLLDRGYPAYWLFALILNRGSQFLCRMKKDSVLVKEFLRSGKREAIVTLKPSPVAIKFCQERNLSTNPLKVRVLRFTLKNRVKVVLLTSLLDKRQFPLAELKELYTKRWSVETVYSHLKCRIEIENFSGKSPLAVLQDFHARVLTANLTAMIVHPVQDLIEEQAKKHPERLRYQVNFTYALSSMKNNVVLLLARRHITKILRSLLSLLGKSLSIIRPGRKNPRKRGPKLKIAAMAYKPIA from the coding sequence ATGTTTTTGCTTGCAAATATAATAAGTTATGTTATTATCCCCTCAGTAGAAAAGGGGTCAAATATTACTTTTCAAGGAGGCGACATATGTGTACAGAAAAATTTGATGAAAAGACTGCGGTTGGCACAGAAGGTGCTTTCCAGAATTTGTGCCAAACTTGTCGGATTTCTCAATAAATATCTTCATTCTCCTGAATTTTTTCACCGGCATCGTTTGTCTGAAAAATATTTTTCCCGCAATCGTAAACTCCCCTTTAGCACCATGATACTTTTCCTCATGAATTTTGTCCGCTGCTCCTTACAAAAGGAACTTGACGGGTTTTTTCAACTTTTTCTATTTCCCGATCGCTCCGAAAGAAAGGTTACCGCTAGCGCGTTTTGTCGAGCCAGACGCAAAATTTCTTTCGAGGCTTTTGTTGATCTGAATCAGAGACTGCTCTCCTTCTTTTATCAGTCCTTCCCTGTTCGGCGCTGGATGGGATTTCGTCTACTGGCTGTCGACGGATCTACCTTGCGTGTCCCTGACAACGATGAGACCAGAAAGTTCTTTGGCGTTTGGCATCCCGCCAAAACCCGGAANNCGTGCCCTTTNGCCAGGGTTTCGTTGCTCTACGACGTCTTGAACCGCATCACCGTTCATGCACTCATGGTTCCTAAAGGGGAAGGTGAACGCTCATTAGCCGCTAAACACGTGCACAATACCGGTGAAGGCGACCTTCTTCTTCTCGACCGGGGATACCCCGCATACTGGCTTTTTGCCCTGATCCTCAACCGGGGTTCTCAATTCCTTTGTCGGATGAAAAAGGATTCAGTTCTTGTCAAAGAATTCCTCCGCTCCGGAAAGCGCGAGGCTATCGTCACCCTTAAACCGTCGCCCGTCGCCATAAAATTCTGCCAAGAGAGGAACTTGAGCACCAACCCCCTGAAAGTTCGCGTCCTCCGGTTCACATTGAAAAACAGGGTAAAGGTCGTTCTGTTGACTTCCCTCCTTGACAAACGCCAGTTTCCTTTGGCTGAGCTCAAAGAACTCTACACCAAGCGCTGGTCTGTGGAAACCGTTTACAGCCATTTGAAATGCCGGATCGAAATCGAGAACTTTTCGGGAAAATCTCCGCTCGCTGTCCTCCAGGATTTCCACGCGAGGGTTTTGACAGCCAATCTGACTGCCATGATCGTTCATCCAGTTCAAGATCTTATTGAGGAGCAGGCCAAAAAGCATCCCGAACGACTCAGGTACCAGGTCAACTTCACCTATGCGCTTTCGTCTATGAAAAACAACGTCGTGCTCCTCCTTGCTCGGCGACACATCACCAAAATCCTTCGAAGCCTCCTCTCGCTCCTGGGTAAGTCTTTATCGATTATCCGACCAGGCCGCAAGAATCCCAGAAAGAGAGGGCCGAAACTGAAAATTGCCGCCATGGCCTACAAGCCCATAGCTTAA
- a CDS encoding Putative integrase/recombinase y4rC (fragment) (Evidence 3 : Putative function from multiple computational evidences) has protein sequence MLLSTLYNTGARVSEILAVRRMDLEDERCTAVHLHGKGRKERVVPLWKKTTKLLRSWLVNIANDPQKPIFPNKLGHPMTRSGVEKRVRVAVSIAQQRCPSLRNKRVSPHVLRHTTAMHLLESGVDLAVIALWLGHESIETTHGYLQADIKIKEQALARLQEPKTTVPRYKASKDILAFLDSL, from the coding sequence GTGCTTCTGTCTACACTCTACAATACCGGTGCTCGGGTCTCCGAAATTCTCGCTGTCAGGCGGATGGACCTCGAGGATGAACGGTGCACTGCGGTGCATCTCCACGGCAAAGGACGTAAAGAACGGGTAGTGCCATTATGGAAGAAGACAACGAAGCTACTCAGATCCTGGCTTGTCAATATTGCCAATGACCCTCAAAAGCCAATCTTTCCCAATAAATTAGGGCATCCCATGACTCGGTCGGGAGTTGAAAAACGGGTTCGGGTGGCGGTCAGCATTGCACAGCAAAGATGCCCCTCACTCCGGAACAAGAGGGTATCGCCTCATGTCCTGCGCCACACCACTGCCATGCATCTTCTTGAATCCGGCGTAGATTTGGCGGTCATTGCGCTGTGGTTAGGGCACGAGAGCATAGAGACGACACACGGCTATTTGCAAGCAGACATAAAAATCAAAGAGCAGGCTTTGGCTAGACTCCAAGAACCCAAGACAACGGTACCACGGTACAAGGCATCGAAGGACATCTTGGCCTTCCTGGACAGCCTCTGA